In Gloeomargarita sp. SRBZ-1_bins_9, a genomic segment contains:
- a CDS encoding glutamyl-tRNA reductase, with protein sequence MPVAVVGLSHKTAPVEVREKLSIPEEKRVAAIQQLCSYPHIQEATVLCTCNRMEVYFVTGETHHGIREVTAFLSEHSGIPLPQLRPYLFTLLHQDAVMHLLRVAAGLDSLVLGEGQILAQVKHCHKLGQEAKGTGTVLNRLLRGALEAGKRVRAETGISSGAMSISSAAVELACLRVPHLSRARITVVGAGKMARLLVTHLVAKGIHRLTLVNRSLERATELASQFPETEIHLRPLEDLAKTIPESDVVFTSTASTEPLIHRALLQSWLLPQQSLMLFDISVPRNVSPDVNELPHVHTYNVDDLREVVSRNQERRRQMVLEAEAILEEELEAFDLWWQSLETVPTLNQLREKVEAIRTQELEKALSRLGADLSNKQREIVEALTKGIVNKILHDPMVQLRAQRDLMARRRALQALHTLFNLNPEESLSRS encoded by the coding sequence GAGCCACAAAACAGCGCCGGTGGAGGTGCGGGAAAAACTGAGCATTCCCGAGGAAAAGCGGGTGGCGGCTATTCAGCAGTTGTGCAGCTATCCCCACATCCAGGAGGCCACGGTGTTGTGTACCTGCAACCGGATGGAGGTTTATTTTGTCACGGGTGAGACCCACCACGGCATCCGGGAAGTAACGGCCTTTTTGTCCGAGCACAGTGGCATTCCCCTGCCCCAGTTGCGGCCTTATCTGTTCACCCTGCTACACCAAGACGCGGTCATGCACTTGCTGCGGGTGGCTGCTGGTCTGGATAGTTTGGTGCTGGGGGAAGGGCAAATCCTGGCGCAGGTCAAGCACTGCCATAAGTTGGGGCAAGAAGCGAAGGGCACGGGCACGGTGTTGAACCGCCTGTTGCGGGGGGCGTTGGAGGCGGGCAAGCGGGTGCGAGCGGAAACGGGCATCAGTAGCGGGGCGATGTCCATTTCTTCGGCGGCGGTGGAACTGGCTTGCCTGCGGGTGCCCCATCTGTCCCGGGCGCGGATAACGGTGGTGGGGGCCGGGAAAATGGCGCGGTTGCTGGTGACCCACCTGGTGGCCAAAGGGATCCATCGTTTAACCCTGGTCAACCGCTCCCTGGAACGGGCCACCGAACTGGCCAGTCAATTCCCGGAAACGGAAATCCACCTCCGTCCCCTGGAGGACCTGGCCAAGACCATTCCCGAATCGGATGTGGTGTTCACCAGCACGGCCTCGACGGAGCCGCTGATTCACCGGGCGTTGTTGCAGTCCTGGTTGTTGCCGCAGCAGTCGTTGATGCTGTTTGACATTTCAGTGCCCCGTAATGTTTCCCCGGATGTGAACGAGCTGCCCCATGTGCATACCTATAACGTGGATGATTTGCGGGAGGTGGTCAGTCGCAATCAGGAGCGGCGGCGGCAGATGGTCCTAGAAGCCGAGGCCATCTTAGAGGAGGAACTGGAAGCCTTTGACCTGTGGTGGCAATCTCTGGAAACGGTGCCCACGTTAAACCAATTGCGGGAAAAAGTGGAGGCCATTCGCACCCAGGAGTTGGAAAAGGCCCTTTCTCGCTTGGGGGCGGATTTGAGCAACAAGCAGCGGGAAATTGTCGAGGCCCTCACCAAGGGCATTGTCAACAAGATCCTGCACGACCCCATGGTGCAACTGCGGGCGCAGCGGGACCTCATGGCGCGACGGCGGGCCCTCCAAG